A portion of the Microbacterium hominis genome contains these proteins:
- the trxB gene encoding thioredoxin-disulfide reductase, whose protein sequence is MRQVIIIGSGPAGYTAAIYAARANLSPLVVASSVEAGGELMNTTEVENFPGFPEGIMGPDLMTKMQEQAEKFGAEVLYDDVVSLDVTGPVKKITLGSGATHEADSIVFATGSAPRKIGIEGEQRLSGRGVSYCATCDGFFFREKAIAVVGGGDSAMEEATFLTKFASKVYVIHRREELRASKIMQERAFKNDKIEFVWNSAVVDVLGEDAVTGVVLESTVDGTRSELALEGVFVAIGNDPRTHLVHGSLDLTEAGTVWVDGRSSRTSVPGVFAAGDVVDPTYRQAVTAAASGTVAALDVEHYLAGLGEAGAPATDASEIDGLPEADAA, encoded by the coding sequence GTGCGTCAGGTCATCATCATCGGATCGGGTCCGGCAGGCTACACGGCGGCGATCTACGCTGCGCGTGCGAACCTGTCGCCGCTCGTCGTCGCCTCGTCGGTCGAGGCCGGCGGTGAGCTGATGAACACCACCGAGGTCGAGAACTTCCCGGGGTTCCCCGAGGGCATCATGGGCCCCGACCTCATGACCAAGATGCAGGAGCAGGCCGAGAAGTTCGGCGCCGAGGTGCTCTACGACGACGTCGTCTCGCTCGATGTCACCGGGCCGGTCAAGAAGATCACGCTCGGCTCGGGCGCGACCCATGAAGCCGATTCGATCGTCTTCGCGACCGGCTCCGCACCCCGCAAGATCGGCATCGAGGGCGAGCAGCGCCTGTCCGGCCGCGGCGTCTCGTACTGCGCGACCTGCGACGGCTTCTTCTTCCGTGAGAAGGCGATCGCCGTCGTCGGCGGCGGCGACTCCGCGATGGAGGAGGCCACCTTCCTCACCAAGTTCGCGTCGAAGGTGTACGTGATCCACCGCCGCGAGGAGCTGCGCGCCTCGAAGATCATGCAGGAGCGCGCCTTCAAGAACGACAAGATCGAGTTCGTCTGGAACAGCGCCGTCGTCGATGTTCTGGGTGAGGATGCCGTCACCGGCGTCGTGCTCGAGAGCACCGTCGACGGCACCCGCTCCGAGCTCGCGCTCGAGGGTGTGTTCGTCGCGATCGGCAACGACCCGCGCACCCACCTCGTGCACGGATCGCTCGATCTGACCGAGGCCGGCACCGTGTGGGTCGACGGCCGTTCGTCGCGCACCTCCGTTCCCGGCGTCTTCGCCGCAGGTGACGTCGTCGACCCGACCTACCGCCAGGCCGTCACGGCTGCCGCGTCGGGCACGGTCGCCGCGCTCGATGTCGAGCACTACCTCGCCGGGCTCGGCGAGGCCGGTGCGCCGGCGACCGATGCGTCCGAGATCGACGGTCTGCCCGAGGCCGACGCGGCCTGA
- the trxA gene encoding thioredoxin yields the protein MAETGPRNNSPAFHVHDTETSPHRGENMTAKVTTSATFEQDVLQATGPVLVDFWAEWCGPCRMVAPVLDQIQTEHPEKITIVKLNVDENPDLAMKYQITSIPAMKVFNKGEVETTIIGAKPKFALEQDLAKYLG from the coding sequence ATGGCCGAAACCGGGCCGCGGAACAATTCGCCCGCCTTCCACGTTCACGACACAGAGACTTCCCCACACAGAGGAGAGAACATGACCGCCAAGGTGACGACTTCCGCCACGTTCGAGCAGGACGTCCTGCAGGCGACCGGCCCCGTGCTGGTCGACTTCTGGGCTGAGTGGTGCGGACCGTGTCGCATGGTCGCCCCGGTGCTGGACCAGATCCAGACCGAGCACCCCGAGAAGATCACGATCGTCAAGCTCAACGTCGACGAGAACCCCGACCTGGCGATGAAGTACCAGATCACGTCGATCCCGGCGATGAAGGTCTTCAACAAGGGTGAGGTCGAGACCACGATCATCGGCGCGAAGCCCAAGTTCGCGCTCGAGCAGGACCTCGCCAAGTACCTCGGCTGA
- a CDS encoding tryptophan synthase subunit alpha, translating to MTAHERIPGRRASLELLRAEAADELSSLIAERLRGGEDPWDFMEELPSVDELVVFLLRADNIAANGGVRPNAARHYRVLRQIALDYPPLTPAVWKLLGEANTHRKWDATVRVDAS from the coding sequence GTGACGGCACACGAGCGCATCCCCGGACGAAGGGCCAGCCTTGAACTGCTGCGCGCGGAGGCAGCGGATGAGCTCTCGAGCCTGATCGCGGAACGGCTCCGCGGCGGCGAGGATCCGTGGGACTTCATGGAAGAACTGCCGAGCGTCGACGAGCTCGTGGTCTTCCTGCTACGTGCAGACAACATCGCCGCCAATGGCGGGGTGCGACCGAACGCAGCGCGCCACTACCGGGTGCTGCGCCAGATCGCTCTCGACTATCCCCCGCTCACGCCTGCCGTGTGGAAGCTGCTCGGCGAGGCGAACACCCACCGCAAGTGGGACGCGACCGTCCGCGTCGACGCGTCGTAA
- a CDS encoding ParB/RepB/Spo0J family partition protein, whose translation MAKRTGLGRGIGALIPTSEQGGPGEGRPADVFFPRAVAVAERPESDATTDADSDKNDSPAELVAVPGAHLAHIDPHAIVPNPRQPRTNFDPEHFAELVHSVREFGVLQPVVVRPAVDGTYELIMGERRTRAAREAGLDSIPAVIRDTADEHLLRDALLENLHRSQLNPLEEASAYQQLLEDFGITQEELATRIGRSRPQISNTIRLLKLPMPVQQRVAAGVLSAGHARAILSLGDTGAMQKLSDKIVNEDLSVRAAEQAAKMTDAGPQRSAKPQAGSRRAHLDEVAGRLGDRLNTRVRIALSAKKGQISIDFASIQDLNRILEEIGESGYGAS comes from the coding sequence ATGGCGAAGCGCACAGGACTGGGGCGTGGCATCGGCGCGCTGATACCGACGAGCGAGCAGGGTGGACCCGGTGAGGGTCGTCCCGCCGACGTCTTCTTCCCGCGTGCCGTCGCTGTTGCCGAGCGCCCCGAGTCGGACGCGACGACCGACGCCGACAGCGACAAGAACGACTCCCCCGCGGAGCTGGTCGCGGTGCCGGGTGCGCACCTCGCACACATCGACCCGCACGCGATCGTTCCGAACCCGCGCCAGCCGCGCACCAACTTCGATCCCGAGCACTTCGCTGAGCTCGTGCACAGTGTGCGGGAGTTCGGTGTGCTCCAGCCGGTCGTCGTTCGCCCCGCTGTCGACGGCACGTACGAGCTCATCATGGGTGAGCGTCGCACCCGCGCCGCGCGGGAAGCCGGCTTGGATTCGATCCCCGCCGTCATCCGCGACACGGCCGACGAGCACCTCCTCCGCGACGCGCTGCTCGAGAACCTCCACCGCTCGCAGCTCAACCCGCTCGAAGAGGCGTCGGCCTATCAGCAGCTCCTCGAAGACTTCGGCATCACGCAGGAAGAGCTCGCGACGCGCATCGGGCGCTCCCGTCCCCAGATCAGCAACACCATCCGACTGCTGAAGCTCCCGATGCCCGTGCAGCAGCGCGTGGCAGCCGGTGTGCTGAGCGCAGGACACGCGCGGGCGATCCTCTCGCTCGGCGACACCGGGGCGATGCAGAAGCTCTCCGACAAGATCGTCAACGAGGACCTCTCGGTGCGTGCCGCCGAGCAGGCGGCCAAGATGACGGATGCCGGCCCGCAGCGTTCTGCAAAACCTCAGGCCGGTTCGCGACGCGCGCATCTCGACGAGGTCGCCGGGCGACTCGGCGACCGCCTCAACACCCGGGTGCGGATCGCGCTGAGCGCAAAGAAAGGCCAGATCAGCATAGATTTCGCCAGCATTCAGGATCTGAATCGGATCCTCGAGGAAATCGGCGAATCGGGTTACGGGGCGTCGTGA